The Helianthus annuus cultivar XRQ/B chromosome 16, HanXRQr2.0-SUNRISE, whole genome shotgun sequence genome includes a window with the following:
- the LOC110919139 gene encoding uncharacterized protein LOC110919139 — MENELGTMQKPPKLMNIDEYSGWSGRFKTWVQANHFECWRKIESKYVPPMNASGIEKALHQFTPLEQDNFKAEKKMMSILQQAIKEDILVLLQHQDNSQSVWNALKIKFLGSVSMIKSKTTLLKKEFDMFTGMKVETTNQLIERYCHLVVEMKRLSIEKTYEKWVDKLADALPYDEWGTYLLVLKNNQEYIGLNLSSFIEKIESHELELKKIRKMKASTVQQDVSLYYKGSSSVTSNLSPKIQTTFSADSTSPSTPSNNHSLFASFEPNTKVQSSPDQAYTQSSSGSNSQSQGPGILCNIAVNIKNGQEFTESTAKQHISLLASVLESYESLLAGRIGNPDMTKEDYDQIDPEELELIDIKWGMASLVRQAIYHKTSQQPFNQRPQIENKPEKALLVNQDDEKVAEGFSWDKYSLGDGLAMMAEIVEEPECGVETEDVSEVMIEESLADLEEAAAEVYYYQSKQEIIASSLKSIMPPNMFDSFAGFFSEPTTGFCPQYNVEKVPVEEIIDVSKEMNEETLKEIADKALMGKLKKVEIESVETEPVETESVENVSVKTESVGKKSDEKSEYEEIKPGENSESESDGFGKTDLKNDKEEKVSEKVDSIHEIPYKNCLTPCMDCYDTLARSIKMIQNESFENDKATNLLKATVMDKQMEINILLDKIASLKKELELMRIENERIDKKLINYVASSYVIDQIVPLQPDNTPVFKNGVEAALNLKLRTVENELPESIDVTFSPFDTGNKSQVIKTVVDQVLDEESDNSDFGTVKTQLENSNSDFEDEGNFLDKFIPNSDKVVNDDSIIVVYTMTGTDKLYSDFEYPIQNARMENVEKVFKLVQIDISEVNNNVFLSKLKKFFVKQQLNIPGKKEWVGNGGNNKRIGNNFKNKGVGFEKKMAKKNVKPKEKMSDVFVAGPSVDAEKDYIFSQKAVDDFNAAKKLREETNR; from the exons atggaaaatgaactTGGTAcgatgcaaaaacccccgaagttGATGAACATTGACGAGTATTCTGGGTGGTCAGGGAGGTTTAAAACTTGGGTGCAAGCAAACCATTTCGAGTGTTGGAGGAAGATCGAGTCAAAGTATGTACCTCCAATGAATGCTTCGGGAATTGAGAAAGCACTCCATCAGTTTACTCCGCTTGAACAGGACAACTTCAAAgctgaaaagaaaatgatgagtATCTTGCAGCAAGCTATCAAAGAGGATATTCTAGTTCTGCTACAACATCAAGATAACTCGCAGTCAGTATGGAATGCATTGAAGATAAAGTTTCTTGGAAGTGTTTCAATGATAAAAAGCAAAACaacattgcttaagaaagaatttgatatgtttacGGGTATGAAGGTTGAAACAACAAATCagttgattgaaagatattgtcatttGGTTGTTGAAATGAAGCGTTTGAGCATTGAGAAAACATATGAAAAATGGGTTGACAAGCTGGCAGATGCGTTACCGTATGATGAGTGGGGCACTTATTTGTTGGTGTTGAAAAACAATCAGGAATATATTGGATTAAATCTAAGCTCATTCATCGAGAAAATAGAATCACATGAGCTTGAGTTGAAAAAGATAAGAAAAATGAAAGCTTCAACTGTACAACAAGATGTCTCattgtactacaaaggaagcTCGTCAGTAACATCTAACCTGAGTCCAAAAATTCAAACAACATTTAGTGCTGATTCTACATCACCAAGCACACCAAGCAACAATCATTCACTGTTTGCAAGTTTTGAACCAAATACTAAGGTTCAAAGTTCACCAGATCAAGCTTATACCCAAAGTTCGTCAGgatcaaacagtcaaagtcaaggtCCAGGAATTCTGTGCAACATAGCGGTGAACATCAAGAATGGGCAAGAGTTTACTGAATCTACAGCAAAACAGCATATTTCACTACTTGCATCAGTTCTTGAATCATATGAGAGTCTTCTTGCTGGTAGAATTGGAAACCCTGATATGACAAAGGAAGACTATGATCAAATTGATCCAGAAGAGCTGGAATTGATAGATATTAAATGGGGAATGGCAAGCTTGGTGAG ACAAGCAATCTATCACAAGACTAGTCAACAACCATTCAACCAAAGACCTCAAATTGAAAACAAACCTGAAAAAGCTCTTttagtcaatcaggatgatgagAAGGTTGCAGAAGGgtttagttgggataaatataGTCTGGGTGATGGTTTGGCTATGATGGCAGAGATTGTGGAAGAGCCagaatgtggtgttgaaactgaAGATGTCAGTGAAGTCATGATTGAAGAGAGTTTGGCTGATCTTGAAGAAGCAGCTGCAGAAGTTTATTACTATCAATCTAAACAGGAGATTATTGCTAGTTCTCTTAAATCAATAATGCCTCCTAAcatgtttgattcttttgcaggatTCTTCAGTGAGCCAACCACTGGTTTCTGTCCACAATACAATGTTGAGAAAGTTCCAGTTGAAGAAATCATAGACGTTTCCAAAGAAATGAATGAAGAGACTCTAAAAGAGATTGCTGACAAGGCGTTGATGGGCAAGCTAAAAAAGGTAGAAATAGAATCTGTTGAAACGGAGCCTGTCGAAACAGAGTCAGTTGAAAATGTGTCTGTCAAAACAGAGTCAGTTGGAAAGAAGTCTGACGAGAAATCAGAATATGAGGAGATCAAACCTGGAGAAAACTCAGAGTCAGAGTCAGATGGGTTTGGTAAAACGGATCTTAAAAATGATAAAGAAGAAAAGGTTTCTGAAAAGGTTGATTCAATTCATGAAATTCCATACAAAAACTGCTTAACACCATGCATGGATT GTTATGACACTTTAGCACGTTCGATCAAAATGATTCAAAACgaaagttttgaaaatgataaagctacAAATTTGTTAAAAGCAACTGTCATGGATAAACAGATGGAAATCAACATTCTTTTGGACAAAATTGCTTCTTTGAAAAAGGAACTTGAATTAATGagaattgaaaatgaaagaattgataaGAAATTAATCAATTATGTTGCGTCATCTTatgtgattgatcaaattgttcCACTACAACCTGATAATACACCTGTCTTCAaaa atggggtggaagcagCTTTGAATCTCAAATTGAGAACTGTTGAGAATGAGTTACCTGAAAgcattgatgttacattttctcCATTCGACACTGGCAACAAGTCCCAAGTGATTAAAACTGTTGTTGACCAAGTGTTAGATGAAGAAAGTGATAACTCAGATTTCGGTACTGTGAAAACTCAGTTGGAAAATTCCAATTCTGATTTTGAAGATGAGGGTAACTTTTTGGATAAGTTCATACCAAATTCAGATAAAGTTGTGAATGATGATTCGATCATTGTGGTTTACACAATGACCGGAACTGACAAACTCTATTCTGATTTTGAGTATCCAATTCAAAATGCCAGAATGGAAAATGTTGAGAAGGTGTTTAAACTTGTTCAGATTGACATTTCAGAGGTTAACAACAATGTGTTTTTATCCAAACTGAAAAAGTTTTTTGTGAAACAACAACTGAATATACCAGGAAAGAAAGAGTGGGTGGGCAATGGTGGTAATAACAAGAGAATTGGAAACAATTTCAAAAACAAAGGTGttggttttgaaaagaaaatggctAAGAAGAATGTCAAGCCAAAAGAAAAGATGAGTGATGTTTTTGTTGCTGGTCCTAGTGTTGATGCTGAAAAGGATTATATCTTCAGTCAAAAAGCCgttgacgatttcaatgcagctaAAAAGTTGAGAGAAGAGACCAACAGATAA